TCATCACCGCCATCACCGGCCAGTCCCGCATCATGACCTCGCCGCCCACCTGGATCGGCGTGATCACGCCGGCCAGCCCCACCACGCCCAGGGTATTGAAGAGGTTCGAACCGACCACGTTACCCAGCACCAGATCATGCTCGCGACGACGCAGGGCGCTTAATGAGGAGGCCAGCTCCGGCAGCGAGGTGCCGATCGCGACGACGGTCAGGCCGATGATCAGATCGCTGACGCCGAAGGCCTGGGCGATGGCCACCGCCCCCCAGACCAGCAGGCGAGAACTGGCGACCAGCAACACAAGCCCCACCAGCGTCCAGGTCACGCTGGCCTTCAGCGACATGGGATGACTCTCGAGGCTATGATCGGTCTCACTGGCCAGGGTGTCGGTGGCGGCCTCGGCCTGGCGCCCCTGCCAGATACTCGCGCCGATGAAGGCCGCCAGCGCCACGAGCAGGATGAGCGCCTCCGTCGTGTCGATCACCCCATCGCGCAGCTGCCAGGCAGACAGCAGCGTGGCCCCACACAGGATCGGCAACTCCCGGCGCAGGACCCCGGACTGCACGGCAAGCGGCGCGATCAGCGCCACCAGCCCGAGAATCAGCCCGATGTTGGTGATGTTCGACCCGTAGGCATTCCCCAGCGCCAGGCCCGGATTGTCCTGGGCTGCCGCCAGCGCCGAGACCATCAGCTCCGGCGCCGAGGTGCCGAAACCGATCACCAGCATGCCGATCAGCAGCGGCGACAGGCCCAGATAGCGCGAAGTCGACGCCGCCCCGTCGACGAAGCGCTCGGCGCTCCACACCAGCAACGCCAGTCCGGCGATGACGGCTACTATCGGCAATCCCATAGACTCCCTCTCCCTGTGTCTCGCTGTGTTGTCCTGGCAAGCCGCCCCGTTGGAGCGGCGCCGGCTGTCGCCATGCCCTGCCGGCGCACTGTAGCATCGAGTCCGGCCAGGATTGTATGTCTTCTGCCAGCCGTCATAATGGGGAAAAGAAGGAACTCGGCCTTGATCGATACGCATAGTCCAGCCCCCTCCCTCCCGGCACATGAGGGCCCTCCCGAGACGCAACCGTCCCGGCGACGCCTGCGCGCCTGCCACGAATGTGACTGGCTGGTCCAGCTACCGCCGCTGCATCGTGGCCAGAGCGCCGACTGCCCGCGTTGCGGCCACACCCTGTCGACCCGTCATCATCGTCCGGCCGAGCGCAGCCTGGCGCTCGCCATTGCCGCCCTGCTCAGCCTGGTCATGGCAATCAGCCTGCCCTTCGTGAGCTTTCAGGTCAGCGGCCTTGGCCATCGCATCAACCTGACCGAGACCGCCACCAGCCTGATCGGCCTGCACCAGCCGCTGGTGGCGGTGGGCGTGGTGCTGACCATCCTGGTGCTGCCGATGGTCTATCTGGCCAGCGTGATCTGGCTGCAGGTCGGCCTGCTACGCCGCTCGCTACTGCCCGCCAGCCGCGACATCGCCCGGACCCTCTCCCACCTGCATCCCTGGATGATGGCGGATGTGTTTATCGTCGGAGCCCTGATCAGCCTGATCAAGATCGCCGGCATGGCCGAGGTCTCGCTGGGGTTGGCCTTCTGGGCCTTCTGCTGTTTTGCCCTGCTGCTGTTGCTCACGACCCAGTCGCTCGATGCCGACTGGATGTGGTTCTCGCTGGCCGGTGAGCCCGCCGCTCCCGACGGCGCCGTGACGGGGGCCCGCGCCACGCCCCAGGGGCTGACCGGTTGCTCGACCTGTGGCCTGGTAAACCGCCTGGACGCGGACGGCAACGGCCGCTGTCGCCGGTGCGGCGAACGCCTGCACGCCCGCCTGCCCCACAGCCTACAGCGCACCTGGGCCCTGCTGGCGGCGGCCACGCTGCTTTACCTGCCCGCCAACCTCTACCCGATCATGATCACCACCTCCCTTGGTCACTCGGATCCCTCCACGATCATCGGCGGGGTCATCACCCTCTGGCAGCATGGCTCCTATCCGATCGCGGCCATCATCTTCATCGCCAGTATCCTGGTGCCGGTCAGCAAGCTCATGGCGCTGGCCTGGCTATGCCTGGCGGTTCCCCGCAGCGGCGAGCTGAATGCCGTCACCCGCATCCGGCTCTATCGGATCACCGAACTCATCGGCCGCTGGTCGATGGTCGATGTGTTCGTGGTGGCCATCCTGGTGGCCCTGATTCGTGCCGGCAATCTGATGTCCATCGCCCCGGGGCCGGCGGCGCTGGCCTTCGGCGCGGTGGTGGTGCTGACCATGCTGGCGGCCATGGCCTTCGATCCCAGGCTGATCTGGGACCCGCCCCTGCCCCGATCCCACCAGACCGGCGCTACGGCGCTTTCCACCTCCGCTGACAAGGACGTTGCCCATGACCACTGATGCGCCTGGCCAGGACACGCCCCCCTCTCGAGCTCGAGTCAGTCGTCACTCACGGCTGTCGCCGATCTGGATCGTGCCCCTGGTGGCACTGCTGATCGGCCTCTGGCTGCTCTATGACGACTACATCAGCCGCGGCCCCCAGGTCACCCTGATCATGAGCAATGCCGAGGGCATCGAGGCTGGCAGCACCCTGATAAAGACCCGCAACGTCGAGGTCGGCCGCGTCGAACAGGTCCGGCTGTCCGACGACCTGAGTCACATCCGCGTGATCGCCCGCATGAGCCCCGATGTGGAACCGATGCTGGTCGAGGACGCCCGCTTCTGGGTCGTCAAGCCGCGTATCGGGCGGGAAGGCATCAGCGGGCTCAACACCGTGCTGTCCGGTGCCTATATCCAGCTGCAACCCGGCAGCAGCAACGAGTCGAGCTATCGCTTCGAGGTGCTCGAGCAGCCCCCGGTGGCGCCTGCCGATGCCGAGGGTATCCGCCTCAACCTGGTGGGCCAGCTCGGCAACTCCCTACGGGTAGGCGATCCTGTGACCTATCACGGCTTCACCGTCGGCCGCGTCGAGGAAGCCCGCTTCGACCCCGAGACCCGGCGCATGCGCCATCGTGTCTTCGTCGAAACGCCCTACGACGTGCTGGTCACCGACAGCACCCGCTTCTGGCCGGCCAGCGGCGTGGACCTCAAGCTCGATTCCGAGGGCGTGAGCGTCAACGTCGAATCCCTGGAAGCGCTGCTTGGCGGTGGCGTGACCTTCGGGGTGCCCGAGGATGTGCCGCTGGGCCAGCCGGTCAGTGCCGACACTACCTTCACCCTCTACGAGGACGCGGAGAGTGCCCGTCAGGGCACCTTCAACCGCTACTTGGAATATGTGCTGCTGGTCGACGAGACGGTGCGCGGCCTGTCCCGCGGTGCCCCGGTGGAGTTTCGCGGCGTGCGGGTCGGCACGGTGGCCGCCGTCCCCTGGGAGCTCAACATCGATGAGCGCTCGCGTCGTGCCGGCTTCGCCATTCCGGTGCTGATCCGCATCGAGCCGCAGCGGCTCGGTGAGAACCTGGAGACGCTGGATCTGGAGAGCTGGCGGACGCGCTTCGAGGGCTGGTTCGAGAACGGGCTGCGCGCCTCCTTGAAGGCCGGCAACCTGCTGACCGGCGCGCTCTATGTCGACCTCAACTTCCAGCGCCCGGCCGCCACCGATTACCTGGCCGACAGCTACCAGAATCGCCCGGTATTTCCCACCACTCCGGCGGGGCTCGCCCAGATCGAGCAGAAGGTCTCCAGCCTGCTCGACAAGCTCAATGGCCTGGAGGTCGAACCCGTGCTCGAGGGCCTGAATCGCAACCTGGCGGCGTCCGAAGCCATGCTCCAGGAAGTGCGCGCCCTGACGTCCAGCGTCAAGGCGCTCACCGAGGATCCCGATACCCAGCGCCTGCCGGGCGCCCTCACCTCGACCCTCGACGATCTCCGAGTCACCCTGGAGGGCCTGTCCCCCGGCTCCACCGCCTACGACGAGCTGACCGCGACCCTCGAGCGCTTCGATGCCCTGATGCGGGACCTGGAGCCGGTGGCCAAGACCCTGAGCGAACAGCCCAATGCCCTGATCTTCGATCGCCCCCGCGGCCAGGACCCCCAACCGCGAGCCCCCCGATGAACGGCAAGGAGAGCCCGATGCCCTTACTTCGCACCCTGGCCCTGGTGGCCATCCTGGCCTGGCTTGGCGGCTGCGCCACCCAGGCCGCACCGACGCGGCACTACAGCCTGCCCCCCGACCAGACGGCTCCGCCCGAGGCGACGAAGCACCAGGGGGCGGACGAGCATCTGCTGGTGGTGCGCCCCCTCGCCCTGGCGAGCTTCCTGGAGCAGCCGGGCATCGTGCTGCAGCTCGACGACATCACCCTGAACCCGGCCCGGGATCATCTCTGGGCCGAGGACCTGGGCCCGATGCTCGAGCGGGGCCTGCGCCGGCGCCTGGGCCGACGCCTGGCGGACACTCGTGTGCTGGCCGAGGCCAACCCGGCGGTTCCGCCGAGGGCGATGACCCTGCGCCTGGAACTCGAGCGCTTCCAGGGACGCCACGATGGCCAGGCAATGGCCGCCGGCCAATGGCAGCTACGCGGGGCCGACGGGCAGCTGCTGACCCTGGAGACCTTCGAGGTCGAGACGGCGCTTACGAGCGACGGCTATCCGGCCCTGGTGCGGGCGCTCGGCGAGAGCTGGGATACCCTGGCCGACCGGCTGGCGAGCCGCATTCGCGCCCTGCGCTGAGCGGTTAGCAGGCTTAAAAGCTGCGTCCAGCAGATTTTTCTGTCATCATGCGGGTCCGCGGCACTTTATGGTCCCTCCTGCCGCGTCTGTCACCGATTTTTCCTCACGGCACCGCCCGGGACTCGCGCCACCTCTTTCGGCGAGCGGCGGTGTCGTGTTATCCGGAGTTTGCATGAGCTTTTCCGACCTTGGCCTGCGTAGCGAACTGCTGCGCGCGGTCGAAGAACAAGGCTACACCGTTCCCACCCCCATCCAGCGCCAGGCCATTCCGGCCGTGCTCAAGGGGGGGGATCTCCTCGCCAGTGCCCAGACCGGCACCGGCAAGACCGCCGGTTTCACCCTGCCGCTGCTGCAGCGCCTGGCCGACGGCCCCCGCCCCAAGGCTCGCCAGATTCGGGCCCTGGTGCTGACCCCGACCCGTGAGCTGGCCGCCCAGATCGGCGACAACGTCGAAGGCTACGGCCGCCACCTTAAGTTGACCTCCAAGGTGATCTTCGGCGGCGTTGGCCAGCAGCCTCAGGTGGATGCCATCCGCCCGGGTCTCGATATTCTCGTCGCCACCCCGGGGCGCCTGCTGGACCTGCATCAGCAGCGCCATGTCGATCTGTCTCAGGTCGAGACCCTGGTGCTGGATGAAGCCGACCGTATGCTCGACATGGGCTTCATCCACGACATCAAAAAGCTGCTGCGCCTGCTGCCGGCCAAGCGTCAGAACCTGCTGTTCTCGGCCACGTTCTCCAACGAGATCCAGACCCTGGCCAACCAGCTGCTCGACGAGCCGACGATGATCGAGGTGGCACGCCGCAACACCACCGCCGAGACCGTCGATCAGGCGATCTACAAGGTCGACCGGGAGAAGAAGCGTGAGCTGCTGGCCCACCTGATCAAGGAGAAGCAGTGGTATCAGGTGCTGGTGTTCACGCGCACCAAGCACGGTGCCAACCGCCTCGCCGAGCAGCTCTCCAAGCAGGACATCCCGTCCATGGCGATCCACGGCAACAAGAGCCAGTCCGCGCGCACCAAGGCGCTGGCGGCCTTCAAGTCGGGCGACCTGCAGGTGCTGGTGGCGACCGATATCGCCGCCCGTGGCCTCGACATCAGCGAACTGCCCCATGTGGTGAACTTCGAGCTGCCCAACGTTGCCGAGGATTACGTTCACCGCATCGGCCGCACCGGCCGTGCCGGCAGCGAAGGCCAGGCGGTGTCGCTGGTCTGCGTCGACGAGCATGGCCTGCTCAAGGGCATCGAGCGGCTGATCAAGCGCGACCTCGAGAAGCGCATCGAGCCCGGCTTCGAGCCCGACCCCAACGCCAAGCCTGAGCCGATCGAGAACGGCCGCGGCAAGGGCGGCGGTCGTGGCCGCGGGGGCAACGGCCGGAGCGGCAACGCTCGCAACGACGGTGGCCGCGGCGGCAATCGCGGCAACGATCAGCGCCGTCAGAGTGACGACAATCGGGCGCCGCGCCGCCGCGCCCGTCGTCCCAAGCAGGCCTGACTACAGGGCCGCCCGGGAGAGGCCTGACCCTTGCTGGACAGGGCCTCTCCGACACTTCCGATCTTGCTCGAAGGGGTGGCGCAGGAAGCGCCTTGGCCACCTAAATGAGAGAGACCTCATGCTCAACTGGATAATGGGCCGCAAACCCTCAACCGTGTGGGTCATCAAGCAGGTCGATGAACACCTCCTGCATGTCTGCGGGCGAGGCGAGGCGACGGGGCCGGGCAGCGTGCGCAAGCGGCGAAAGGCCCTGGCCGAGGGCCGTTACCAGGGCCCGATTCGACTGGCGCACTCAAGCGCCGAGCTGAGTGCCGATCTGTTCGCGGCCTTGATACTCCCCGATGACCTCGAGTGGCAGGGCCCGCAGTCCCTGCGCTGGCAGGGTCGCCTGTGGCGGATCGCCTGGGTGCCTCCGATTTGCTGGGCGTATCGCGACAAGCTCACACTGGCGGGGTCCCTCGGGCCCGATGGCAGCCTGGTCAGCACCGAGGATATCAGTACTATCCAGGCCAAGATCGACTCCCGGGCGACTCCCGCGTCGCCCCGACTCTGGTTGGGTCTCGAGGGGCTTGACAATGCTCAGGCTCCGCTCGAGCCCTCCACGCTCGATGCTCCACGCCGTTCTGCCGCTAACGCTAGAAACAGTTGACCGCCGCACCACCAAGACACCATTGCCATGACACACGCCACCACGCCCCGCAGGTCGTTGCTGGGATTTCTGCTGTTAATGATCCTGGTTGGGATCAACTTGCGCCCGGCCCTGTCGTCGTTGGCGCCGGTCCTCGCCCGCATCCAGCAGGACACGGGACTCTCCCCCACCAGCATCGGCGCCTTGACGACCTTGCCGGTCGTCTGCCTGGGGCTCTTCGCCCCGCTGGCGCCCTGGCTGGCCAAGCGGGTCGGCGCCGAACGCGCCCTGTCGCTGGCGCTGATGCTCCTGGCGCTGGCTCTGGCGCTAAGGGCCTTCGATGCCGTCTGGCTGCTGTTTCTCGGCACTCTGCTGGTCGGTGGTGCCATCGGGATCGCCGGCAGCCTGCTGCCGGCTCTGGTCAAGCGCGAGTTGCCCGAGGGGGCCGATCTGATGACCGGCGTCTACACCATGGCCCTGTGTCTGGGCGGAGCGCTGGGCGCCGGCCTCAGCATTCCGCTGGCCGACATGCTGGGCGGCTGGCGACTGGCGTTGGGCAGCTGGACCCTGGTGGCCATCGTTGCCCTGATCGGCTGGCGGTGGCGCATGCCGCACCCTTGGCCGGACCATTCGACGACTGCCGCCCCGCCGCCCAAGGCGCGACTGCTGACCAGCCCCCTGGCCTGGCAGGTCACGCTGCTGATGGGAGCGATGTCGTCGCTTGCCTACATCGTCTTCGGCTGGCTGCCGGTACTGTTGCAGCTCCGCGGCCTCGGCGAACAGGAGGCCGGCTGGCTGCTGGCCATGTCGGTGATGTTCCAGCTGGTATCGGCCCTGGCCGCGCCCTGGCTGGCACGACTCGGCCGCGACCAGCGCCCCGCCCTGCTCCTGATGCTCTCGGCCAATGGCGCCGGCATGATGCTGCTGCTCCTGGGCCCCCTCGAGTACCGCTGGCCAGGGGTGGTGCTTCTGGGGCTGGGTCAGGGCGGCTGCTTCAGCATGGCACTGACCCTGGTGGTGCTGCGCAGCGGCGACTCCCGACTTGCCGGCAAGCTGTCGGGCATGGCTCAAGGCATCGGCTACTGCCTGGCGGCCCTGGGTCCCCTGGGCGTCGGCATCCTGCTGGATCGCGGCGCCAGCCTGCCGCAGGTCTGCCTGCTGCTGGGCGCCATCCTCGCGCTCGCGGTGACCTTCACCCTGTTCGCCGGACGCAACCGTCGCCTGGAATTCGATGAAAGCGGCGTGCTGATGACACGGCGCCACCGCTGAACCGATCGCCGGGCGCCGATCGAACAACCATCAGGGTATTGATCACGAAAAAGCCGCCGAGCATGCTCGGCGGCTTTTTTCACGCTCCCTGACGGGGCTCAGTCCCGTGACGACGGACAGGGTGCCCCACAGGGCGCACAGGCGGTGCTGTCGCGCTGATTGAGGGTGGTCTCGACATTGCCCTTGCCCATGTTGAAGGCAAAGGTCGGGCTGTTCAGATGATCGACCAGCACCAGCCCGAGCACCGCGACCAGCACCAGTATCACGCGGTAACGCTTGTAGGCAGCTTGCATGACAGGCTCCTTGAGATCAGTTGGGCAGTCGGAACCAGGGCCGCAGGCGAATGCCGATCAGCGAGCCGAGGAAGGCGAAGGCAAACCAGAGCCAGGCATGCAGGCTCGCCGAGCCGATGCCCGAGAAGAGCGCGCCGATATTGCAACCGAAGCCCAACCGCGCCCCGTACCCGAGCAGCAGACCGCCGATCACCGCGGCCAGGAACGGGCGGCCCTCCGGCCGCTTGCGGCTGGCCTCATTGAAGCGATTGGCCAGCCCCGCCGCCAGCATGGCGCCGAGCAGCAGGCCGAAGTTCATCACCGAGGTGACATTGACCAGCACCGAGTCGGCCAGCGCCATGGCCGGGTAGTCCCAGGTCCAGAACTCGTACTGGGTCATGTCGACCCCGACCGCCTGCAGGGCCTTGGCCCCCCACAGGTTGAAGGCGAAGGTGATGCCCCAGGGCGAGCCGCCGATCACCAGGGTCAGGACGTTGCCCAGCGCCAGTGCCAGGATCGCCCAGGCGAAGGGCCAGCGGCCGCTGATCAGGGTGCGAAGCATGCCTTGCTCGCCCCTCAGGCGTAGCTCGCTGCGCTCGACGTGGCCATGGGTGCGCCGTTCGCGCCGATCGACCCATACCCAGAGCCCGGCCAGCGCGACCAGCTGGATGCCGATGGCGCCGGGAATGCCGAGGCCGTCGATCAGGCTGACCGGATCGAGCCCCGGCTGGTCGAGCCACCAGGGCAGGTGCAGGGATCCCAGCACGGCGCCGATGATGAAGAACAGAAGCGTCACGGCCATGCGCAGATTGCCTGCTCCGACCGTGAACAGTGTGCCGGACCCACAGCCACCGCCCAGCTGCATGCCGATGCCGAACAGGAAGGAACCGACGATAAGGGAGGTCCCCACCGGCGCCACCGCCCCGATCAGCTCGCCCTGATGGCTGCCGAGGATCGGCACCATCAGCACCGCCGTGAGGCCGAACAGCAGCAACTGGGCACGCATGCCGCCGCCGCGATGCTTGACCACCAGGTTGCGCCAGCCGGCTGTAAAGCCAAAGGCACCATGAAAGAGCGCCACCCCGAGCAGGGTGCCGATGGCGAACAACACCACCAGGAAGGGCGCGGTCTCGAGCCAGATCAGCCCGCCCAGCAGCAGCAGTCCCAGTAGCGCCACGCCGACCACGAAACGATCGATCCGCCAGCCCTCGCTGGCGGCCGAAGAAACACTTGTCTTATCCATGTTGCATCCCGTCAGTCACAAAAACGGGCGACGGCTACCGCCATCGCCCGTGTGCCAAGGTGCGTCGTCCTTCGTTATTCGAAGAACTCCATCAGCTTGCCGATGCCGCGCTTGGCGACCGCTACCGGACGGCTGTCGTCGCTGGTCCACTCGGACATGGAACCGTCATACAAGGCCACGTCGTCGAAGCCCGCGACCTCGCTGAGCACGAACCAGTCGGTGGCGGCCCAATGGCCGGTGTTGCAGAAGGCCACGGTCTGGACGTCACTGGCGAGCTCGGCGCCGTTGATGCGCGACTGGAGTCCCGCGGTGTCCAGGTAGAAGGCGCTATCGCGATCGGTCAGCAGCGAGGCATGGGGCAGATTCTTG
The genomic region above belongs to Halomonas sp. YLGW01 and contains:
- a CDS encoding calcium/sodium antiporter; the protein is MGLPIVAVIAGLALLVWSAERFVDGAASTSRYLGLSPLLIGMLVIGFGTSAPELMVSALAAAQDNPGLALGNAYGSNITNIGLILGLVALIAPLAVQSGVLRRELPILCGATLLSAWQLRDGVIDTTEALILLVALAAFIGASIWQGRQAEAATDTLASETDHSLESHPMSLKASVTWTLVGLVLLVASSRLLVWGAVAIAQAFGVSDLIIGLTVVAIGTSLPELASSLSALRRREHDLVLGNVVGSNLFNTLGVVGLAGVITPIQVGGEVMMRDWPVMAVMTLAMTVFAFGIKGRGGRINRLEGGLLLALFVGYTAYLVRVVIQGGG
- a CDS encoding paraquat-inducible protein A is translated as MIDTHSPAPSLPAHEGPPETQPSRRRLRACHECDWLVQLPPLHRGQSADCPRCGHTLSTRHHRPAERSLALAIAALLSLVMAISLPFVSFQVSGLGHRINLTETATSLIGLHQPLVAVGVVLTILVLPMVYLASVIWLQVGLLRRSLLPASRDIARTLSHLHPWMMADVFIVGALISLIKIAGMAEVSLGLAFWAFCCFALLLLLTTQSLDADWMWFSLAGEPAAPDGAVTGARATPQGLTGCSTCGLVNRLDADGNGRCRRCGERLHARLPHSLQRTWALLAAATLLYLPANLYPIMITTSLGHSDPSTIIGGVITLWQHGSYPIAAIIFIASILVPVSKLMALAWLCLAVPRSGELNAVTRIRLYRITELIGRWSMVDVFVVAILVALIRAGNLMSIAPGPAALAFGAVVVLTMLAAMAFDPRLIWDPPLPRSHQTGATALSTSADKDVAHDH
- the pqiB gene encoding intermembrane transport protein PqiB; translation: MTTDAPGQDTPPSRARVSRHSRLSPIWIVPLVALLIGLWLLYDDYISRGPQVTLIMSNAEGIEAGSTLIKTRNVEVGRVEQVRLSDDLSHIRVIARMSPDVEPMLVEDARFWVVKPRIGREGISGLNTVLSGAYIQLQPGSSNESSYRFEVLEQPPVAPADAEGIRLNLVGQLGNSLRVGDPVTYHGFTVGRVEEARFDPETRRMRHRVFVETPYDVLVTDSTRFWPASGVDLKLDSEGVSVNVESLEALLGGGVTFGVPEDVPLGQPVSADTTFTLYEDAESARQGTFNRYLEYVLLVDETVRGLSRGAPVEFRGVRVGTVAAVPWELNIDERSRRAGFAIPVLIRIEPQRLGENLETLDLESWRTRFEGWFENGLRASLKAGNLLTGALYVDLNFQRPAATDYLADSYQNRPVFPTTPAGLAQIEQKVSSLLDKLNGLEVEPVLEGLNRNLAASEAMLQEVRALTSSVKALTEDPDTQRLPGALTSTLDDLRVTLEGLSPGSTAYDELTATLERFDALMRDLEPVAKTLSEQPNALIFDRPRGQDPQPRAPR
- a CDS encoding ABC-type transport auxiliary lipoprotein family protein, translated to MPLLRTLALVAILAWLGGCATQAAPTRHYSLPPDQTAPPEATKHQGADEHLLVVRPLALASFLEQPGIVLQLDDITLNPARDHLWAEDLGPMLERGLRRRLGRRLADTRVLAEANPAVPPRAMTLRLELERFQGRHDGQAMAAGQWQLRGADGQLLTLETFEVETALTSDGYPALVRALGESWDTLADRLASRIRALR
- a CDS encoding DEAD/DEAH box helicase, producing the protein MSFSDLGLRSELLRAVEEQGYTVPTPIQRQAIPAVLKGGDLLASAQTGTGKTAGFTLPLLQRLADGPRPKARQIRALVLTPTRELAAQIGDNVEGYGRHLKLTSKVIFGGVGQQPQVDAIRPGLDILVATPGRLLDLHQQRHVDLSQVETLVLDEADRMLDMGFIHDIKKLLRLLPAKRQNLLFSATFSNEIQTLANQLLDEPTMIEVARRNTTAETVDQAIYKVDREKKRELLAHLIKEKQWYQVLVFTRTKHGANRLAEQLSKQDIPSMAIHGNKSQSARTKALAAFKSGDLQVLVATDIAARGLDISELPHVVNFELPNVAEDYVHRIGRTGRAGSEGQAVSLVCVDEHGLLKGIERLIKRDLEKRIEPGFEPDPNAKPEPIENGRGKGGGRGRGGNGRSGNARNDGGRGGNRGNDQRRQSDDNRAPRRRARRPKQA
- a CDS encoding MFS transporter codes for the protein MTHATTPRRSLLGFLLLMILVGINLRPALSSLAPVLARIQQDTGLSPTSIGALTTLPVVCLGLFAPLAPWLAKRVGAERALSLALMLLALALALRAFDAVWLLFLGTLLVGGAIGIAGSLLPALVKRELPEGADLMTGVYTMALCLGGALGAGLSIPLADMLGGWRLALGSWTLVAIVALIGWRWRMPHPWPDHSTTAAPPPKARLLTSPLAWQVTLLMGAMSSLAYIVFGWLPVLLQLRGLGEQEAGWLLAMSVMFQLVSALAAPWLARLGRDQRPALLLMLSANGAGMMLLLLGPLEYRWPGVVLLGLGQGGCFSMALTLVVLRSGDSRLAGKLSGMAQGIGYCLAALGPLGVGILLDRGASLPQVCLLLGAILALAVTFTLFAGRNRRLEFDESGVLMTRRHR
- a CDS encoding YeeE/YedE family protein, giving the protein MDKTSVSSAASEGWRIDRFVVGVALLGLLLLGGLIWLETAPFLVVLFAIGTLLGVALFHGAFGFTAGWRNLVVKHRGGGMRAQLLLFGLTAVLMVPILGSHQGELIGAVAPVGTSLIVGSFLFGIGMQLGGGCGSGTLFTVGAGNLRMAVTLLFFIIGAVLGSLHLPWWLDQPGLDPVSLIDGLGIPGAIGIQLVALAGLWVWVDRRERRTHGHVERSELRLRGEQGMLRTLISGRWPFAWAILALALGNVLTLVIGGSPWGITFAFNLWGAKALQAVGVDMTQYEFWTWDYPAMALADSVLVNVTSVMNFGLLLGAMLAAGLANRFNEASRKRPEGRPFLAAVIGGLLLGYGARLGFGCNIGALFSGIGSASLHAWLWFAFAFLGSLIGIRLRPWFRLPN